The following coding sequences are from one Arthrobacter sp. PvP023 window:
- a CDS encoding FAD-binding oxidoreductase, protein MSSIVDELKTILEPGKLAVDDMTLAAYAVDQAPVLDYQLPLAVVRAETVADVQAVVSACAKHSVPIVARGAGTGVSGGAHASQGCIVLSLERMNRILDLNPDDETAVVEPGVINADLNDAAAVHGLMYAPDPASFRMSTIGGNVATNAGGLRCAKYGVTRDSVLALDVVLADGSLIHTGHQTFKGVAGYDLTGLFVGSEGTLGIVVGATVRLKYLPREVHTIAAFYPDFRSAAAGVLAVGKARVQPAIMELLDGGSLHQLDEIHGSDLSSRGASLLLIQTDGFGAAAEAEVVREVLAAGGATVTTEASAEAEQLVELRRNSRGVEVDDEYRVGEDVAVPRSRLVDYIGELEAMAVAHGVQLKVVAHAGDGNLHPTFWVDRLDNQVDADAMRRLGEALDRSITVALAMGGTITGEHGIGQYKLRWLGLEQPEPVRELQRRIKHLFDPAGILNPGKAI, encoded by the coding sequence ATGAGCAGCATTGTTGACGAGCTCAAAACCATCCTGGAGCCCGGCAAGCTGGCCGTGGACGACATGACCCTGGCGGCCTACGCCGTGGACCAGGCACCCGTGCTCGACTACCAGCTGCCGCTGGCTGTGGTGAGGGCCGAAACGGTGGCGGACGTCCAGGCCGTAGTCAGTGCGTGCGCCAAGCACAGCGTGCCCATCGTTGCCCGTGGCGCCGGCACCGGTGTGTCCGGCGGCGCCCACGCCAGCCAAGGGTGCATCGTGCTGAGCCTCGAACGGATGAACCGTATCCTGGACCTGAATCCGGATGACGAGACCGCCGTCGTCGAACCCGGCGTCATCAATGCCGACCTCAACGACGCCGCCGCCGTCCACGGGCTGATGTACGCGCCAGACCCCGCGAGCTTCCGGATGTCCACCATCGGCGGCAACGTGGCCACCAACGCCGGCGGCCTGCGGTGCGCAAAATACGGCGTCACCCGCGATTCGGTCCTGGCCCTCGACGTGGTGCTGGCGGACGGTTCCCTGATCCACACCGGTCACCAGACGTTCAAGGGCGTTGCCGGCTATGACCTGACCGGGCTGTTCGTCGGATCGGAGGGAACACTCGGAATCGTGGTGGGGGCGACAGTGCGGCTGAAGTACCTGCCCCGCGAAGTCCACACCATCGCCGCGTTCTACCCGGACTTCCGCAGCGCCGCGGCGGGCGTCCTGGCCGTGGGTAAGGCCCGCGTCCAGCCCGCCATCATGGAACTGCTCGACGGCGGCTCGCTGCATCAGCTCGACGAAATCCATGGCTCGGACCTGAGCTCGCGGGGAGCCTCGCTCCTGCTGATCCAGACGGACGGCTTCGGGGCAGCCGCGGAGGCTGAGGTGGTCCGCGAAGTCCTTGCCGCCGGCGGAGCAACAGTGACCACCGAGGCCAGCGCAGAAGCCGAACAGCTGGTGGAACTGCGGCGCAACAGCCGCGGCGTTGAAGTGGATGACGAATACAGGGTGGGGGAGGACGTGGCCGTGCCGCGCTCGCGGCTGGTGGACTACATCGGCGAACTTGAAGCCATGGCTGTGGCCCACGGTGTGCAGCTCAAAGTCGTGGCCCACGCCGGCGACGGCAACCTGCACCCCACCTTCTGGGTGGACCGCCTGGACAACCAGGTGGACGCCGATGCAATGCGGCGGCTGGGCGAGGCCCTGGACAGGTCAATCACCGTGGCTCTGGCCATGGGTGGGACCATCACCGGCGAGCACGGGATCGGGCAGTACAAACTGCGGTGGCTGGGCCTGGAACAGCCCGAACCCGTACGGGAGCTGCAGCGCCGGATCAAGCACCTCTTTGATCCGGCCGGCATCCTGAATCCCGGAAAAGCGATCTAG
- a CDS encoding glycoside hydrolase family 13 protein — MPAILPRCPLPHHDGSPLHVPRRAGLGDAAGLRVRIPAAWGRAARVWVRSVQDGEPRYDAAHSLGEFNGWVWWEAKMTVTNPVARYRFLLEVAESEHDDGTPDSGQAGSTPGYWSLNAQGLFRRDVSDYADFRLTTFPAAPQWLRRGTMYQVFPDRFARSADAGPLPVPDWAIPSGWDHTPVQGTGPATPFQFYGGDLTGVAERLDHIQQLGADVIYLTPFFPARSNHRYDASTFNEVDPLLGGDDALVKLVEAAHARGIKVMGDLTANHSGDAHEWFRQALADPASAEAGYYYFNAEHTEYEAWYGVASLPKLNWSSEDLRVKFVLDDDSPVARWLRPPFNLDGWRIDVGNMTGRLGATDLNREVACLIADRVRDINPEAALLAEATNDAAPDFTGEHWHGAMTYANFTRPLWSWLAGDAAHVNFFGTPLAGPNRMGAEDFLATHLDLASAFSWDLRLQNMNALNSHDTARAATVMIDGGQLLGAVMMFTMPGVPVVFAGDEFGLKGYNGEDARTPMPWNDPARIESDLRPGYSVLAALRRQQPALTEGGIRWLYADGDALTYIRETAESAVLVFVARASARADLAAGALSPAQYAALAADPAFCTGDLRTDVADRSAGTRISAGEAAAAVWVLPGTRTP; from the coding sequence ATGCCGGCAATCCTCCCGCGCTGCCCCCTCCCGCACCACGACGGTTCGCCGCTGCACGTCCCGCGGCGCGCCGGGCTTGGCGATGCCGCCGGGCTCCGCGTGCGGATCCCCGCGGCCTGGGGCCGTGCCGCCCGGGTCTGGGTGCGGTCGGTCCAGGACGGTGAGCCCCGGTACGACGCCGCGCACAGCCTGGGGGAGTTTAACGGCTGGGTTTGGTGGGAAGCGAAGATGACCGTCACCAACCCGGTGGCCCGGTACCGCTTCCTCCTGGAAGTTGCGGAAAGCGAGCACGACGACGGTACTCCAGACAGCGGACAGGCGGGCAGCACGCCGGGGTACTGGAGCCTCAACGCCCAGGGGCTGTTCCGGCGCGACGTCTCCGACTACGCGGACTTCCGGCTGACCACCTTCCCGGCTGCGCCGCAGTGGCTGCGCCGGGGAACGATGTACCAGGTGTTTCCGGACCGCTTCGCGCGCTCTGCCGACGCCGGGCCGCTTCCGGTGCCTGACTGGGCCATCCCGTCCGGATGGGACCACACGCCAGTGCAGGGAACCGGACCTGCCACACCCTTCCAGTTCTATGGCGGCGACCTCACCGGGGTGGCCGAAAGACTGGACCATATCCAGCAACTCGGCGCCGACGTCATCTACCTGACGCCCTTCTTCCCGGCCCGTTCCAACCACCGCTACGATGCCTCCACCTTCAACGAAGTGGATCCGCTCCTGGGCGGGGATGATGCCCTCGTGAAGCTGGTGGAAGCGGCCCATGCGCGCGGGATCAAAGTGATGGGCGACCTCACGGCCAACCATTCCGGCGATGCCCATGAGTGGTTCAGACAGGCGCTGGCGGATCCCGCATCCGCCGAAGCCGGCTACTACTACTTCAATGCGGAGCACACGGAGTACGAAGCCTGGTACGGCGTGGCCTCGCTGCCCAAGCTCAACTGGTCTTCCGAGGACCTGAGGGTCAAGTTCGTCTTGGACGATGACTCGCCCGTGGCGCGCTGGCTCAGGCCCCCGTTCAACCTGGACGGCTGGCGGATCGACGTCGGCAACATGACCGGCCGGCTGGGCGCCACTGACCTCAACCGCGAGGTGGCCTGCCTGATCGCGGACCGGGTCAGGGACATCAACCCGGAAGCAGCATTGCTGGCCGAAGCCACCAACGATGCCGCGCCCGACTTCACCGGCGAACACTGGCACGGGGCCATGACCTACGCCAACTTCACCCGCCCACTGTGGTCCTGGCTGGCAGGCGACGCCGCGCACGTCAATTTTTTCGGTACCCCCCTGGCCGGCCCCAACCGGATGGGAGCCGAGGATTTCCTCGCCACCCACCTGGACCTTGCGTCGGCCTTTAGCTGGGACCTTCGGCTCCAGAACATGAACGCCTTGAACAGTCACGACACCGCCCGTGCAGCCACCGTGATGATCGACGGCGGGCAGTTGCTCGGGGCCGTCATGATGTTCACGATGCCCGGTGTTCCCGTGGTCTTCGCCGGGGACGAGTTCGGCCTCAAGGGGTACAACGGCGAAGACGCCAGGACGCCGATGCCCTGGAACGACCCCGCCCGGATCGAATCGGACCTTCGTCCCGGTTATTCGGTCCTGGCAGCCCTGCGGCGGCAGCAGCCGGCGCTCACCGAGGGCGGAATCCGCTGGCTGTATGCCGACGGCGACGCGCTCACCTATATCCGCGAGACAGCAGAGAGCGCCGTCCTGGTGTTCGTGGCCCGCGCCTCCGCCCGGGCCGACCTCGCAGCCGGCGCACTGTCTCCGGCGCAGTACGCCGCCCTGGCCGCAGATCCCGCGTTCTGCACGGGTGACCTACGAACCGACGTGGCGGACCGGAGTGCCGGCACCCGGATCAGCGCGGGCGAAGCGGCGGCCGCTGTGTGGGTCCTTCCAGGAACCCGGACACCGTAA
- a CDS encoding sugar ABC transporter permease — MNGSTTRTGTTAAPATGSAVTGAGTAADTTVEQLKQLHRRRTFGVWFKDKGWRHLVGVAVTIFAIFPLLYVLSAAFNSTGTLVGSNALFSKLDLGNFTALFNDPSRPFGRWFGNTMVVGVVTSAATVFLGAMAAYAFSRMRFKGRRIGLLSLLLLQMFPQLLAVVAIFLLLSGISEVIPALGLGSQLGLIMVYLGGALGVNTYLMYGFFNTVPQSLDEAAKIDGASHVQIFFGIILRLVTPILAVVGLLAFIGISSEFVIASVVLTDPDSQTLAVGLYSFVAQQRSENWGVFAAGAVLAAVPVMALFLFLQRYIVSGLTQGSVKG; from the coding sequence ATGAACGGGTCAACGACACGCACCGGTACGACGGCGGCACCCGCCACAGGCTCCGCCGTCACCGGAGCAGGCACCGCAGCAGACACTACCGTCGAGCAGCTGAAGCAGCTGCACCGGCGGCGCACGTTCGGTGTCTGGTTCAAGGACAAGGGCTGGCGGCACCTCGTGGGAGTCGCCGTGACCATCTTCGCGATCTTTCCGCTTCTCTATGTACTGTCCGCCGCGTTCAACTCCACGGGCACGCTCGTGGGCTCGAACGCACTCTTCAGCAAGCTGGACCTCGGCAATTTCACCGCCTTGTTCAACGACCCGTCACGGCCCTTCGGCCGCTGGTTCGGCAACACCATGGTGGTGGGCGTGGTGACCTCCGCAGCGACGGTGTTCCTGGGAGCCATGGCCGCCTACGCGTTCTCCCGCATGCGGTTCAAGGGGCGCCGGATCGGGCTGCTGAGCCTTCTCCTGCTCCAGATGTTCCCGCAACTGCTTGCCGTGGTGGCCATCTTCCTGCTGCTCAGCGGGATCTCCGAGGTCATTCCGGCCCTGGGCCTGGGCAGCCAGCTCGGCCTGATCATGGTGTACCTTGGCGGTGCACTGGGAGTGAACACGTACCTCATGTACGGCTTCTTCAACACCGTCCCGCAGTCCCTGGACGAGGCGGCCAAGATCGACGGCGCCAGCCACGTGCAGATCTTCTTCGGCATCATCCTGCGCCTGGTCACCCCGATCCTCGCAGTGGTGGGGCTGCTCGCCTTCATCGGAATCTCCAGCGAATTCGTGATAGCCAGCGTGGTGCTGACCGACCCGGACAGCCAGACACTCGCCGTAGGGCTCTACTCCTTCGTCGCCCAGCAGCGTTCGGAGAACTGGGGGGTCTTCGCCGCCGGCGCAGTGCTCGCGGCCGTCCCGGTAATGGCGCTGTTCCTGTTCCTTCAGCGCTACATCGTCAGCGGCCTCACCCAGGGCTCGGTCAAGGGCTAA